From a single Granulicella aggregans genomic region:
- a CDS encoding CoA-acylating methylmalonate-semialdehyde dehydrogenase → MPQSVSQALLINHRIGGVSSESVSGRTGPVWNPATGQQIAEVNFASVEDVDHAVAVAKSVFPAWRATPLSRRAEIMFKLRGLIDANRERLAEIVATENGKTLADARGEVARGLENVEFACGISNLLKGSYSEQASTGVDVYQLRQPLGVVAGITPFNFPVMVPLWMLANAIACGNAFILKPSEKVPSASLFLAELAQQAGVPDGVLNVLMGDRVAVDRLLAHPDVRAISFVGSTPIARYIYETGTRNGKRVQALGGAKNHMLVLPDADVEAAADAAVSAAYGAAGQRCMAISVIVAVGSVADPLVAAIRKRIPKIKVGPGLEQGSEMGPLVTREQRDRVAGFLDSAIADGATVTVDGREESASKGDGFFLGASLIDNVAPGTRCYNEEIFGPVLSVVRVETYAEGLKIINENEFGNGTAIFTQNGGAARQFQFDVEVGMVGINVPIPVPVSSYSFGGWKSSLFGDLHMYGPEGIQFYTRGKVVTSRWPDPGTSKVDLGFPQVR, encoded by the coding sequence ATGCCCCAGTCCGTCTCACAAGCGCTTCTCATTAATCACCGCATCGGCGGCGTCTCCAGCGAAAGCGTGTCGGGCCGCACGGGTCCGGTGTGGAACCCGGCAACCGGACAGCAGATCGCCGAGGTCAACTTCGCCTCGGTTGAGGACGTTGATCATGCGGTTGCAGTTGCCAAGTCGGTGTTTCCAGCATGGCGCGCGACACCGCTCTCCCGGCGGGCAGAGATTATGTTCAAGCTGCGCGGGCTGATCGACGCGAACCGCGAGCGGCTTGCAGAGATTGTCGCAACGGAGAATGGCAAGACCCTGGCCGATGCTCGGGGTGAAGTTGCTCGGGGACTTGAAAATGTAGAGTTCGCATGTGGCATCTCGAATCTGTTGAAGGGAAGTTACTCGGAGCAGGCAAGCACGGGGGTCGATGTCTACCAGCTTCGCCAGCCGCTCGGAGTTGTGGCGGGAATCACTCCTTTCAACTTCCCGGTGATGGTGCCGTTGTGGATGCTCGCAAACGCAATCGCCTGCGGGAATGCCTTTATCCTGAAGCCATCCGAGAAGGTGCCTTCGGCGAGCCTGTTCCTTGCGGAGCTGGCGCAGCAGGCGGGAGTTCCCGATGGCGTGCTGAATGTGCTGATGGGCGACCGTGTTGCTGTTGACCGGTTGCTCGCGCATCCTGATGTCCGGGCGATCAGCTTTGTCGGCTCGACTCCGATTGCGCGTTATATCTACGAGACAGGCACGCGCAACGGTAAGCGAGTGCAGGCTTTGGGCGGGGCGAAGAACCACATGCTGGTTCTGCCTGATGCTGATGTCGAAGCTGCGGCCGATGCTGCCGTATCTGCCGCGTATGGTGCAGCAGGGCAGCGTTGCATGGCTATTTCGGTGATCGTTGCTGTCGGTAGCGTCGCTGATCCACTAGTTGCTGCGATTCGCAAGCGCATTCCGAAGATCAAGGTCGGGCCGGGGCTCGAACAGGGGAGCGAGATGGGGCCGCTGGTGACTCGTGAGCAAAGGGATCGCGTGGCGGGATTTCTTGACTCGGCGATTGCCGATGGTGCTACGGTTACCGTCGATGGACGGGAAGAGTCTGCGTCGAAGGGTGACGGGTTCTTTCTTGGAGCTTCGCTGATCGACAACGTTGCGCCGGGAACGCGCTGCTATAACGAAGAGATCTTTGGGCCTGTGTTGAGCGTCGTTCGCGTCGAGACCTATGCCGAGGGGTTGAAGATCATCAACGAAAACGAGTTCGGTAACGGCACGGCGATCTTCACGCAGAACGGGGGCGCGGCGCGGCAGTTTCAGTTCGATGTCGAGGTGGGCATGGTCGGCATCAACGTGCCGATTCCTGTCCCGGTTTCCTCGTATAGCTTTGGTGGATGGAAGTCTTCGCTCTTCGGCGACCTGCATATGTATGGCCCGGAGGGTATTCAGTTCTACACGCGCGGCAAGGTGGTCACGAGCCGTTGGCCTGACCCTGGGACGAGCAAGGTTGACCTTGGTTTTCCCCAGGTTCGCTGA
- a CDS encoding aminotransferase class III-fold pyridoxal phosphate-dependent enzyme — translation MSTQMIEIEVIQQAERTSQEIVQENRDYTLFSWSVQGAANPMLMKRAEGVYFWDGDDNRWLDFSAQLINMNVGHQHPKVLDAIKKQVDQLCFAGPGFATEPRGVLGKKLAEVTGLAKAFFTLGGSEANENAMKIARLFTGRNKIITRYRSYHGATMGSMTASGDPRRWPVEPGIPGVVRAFDPYCYRCPFGQKVETCHRECVSHIEEIIQMEGPNEIAAIMVEGITGSNGILVPPDDYYPKLRSLCDKYGILLIDDEVMSGFGRTGKYLATQHYGIKPDIVTAAKGLTSGYMPLGTVIVSDAIAQYFETHMLYGGLTYSGHPVSCAAANANLAVYEEEAIFENVDTQGVYLSDRLTAIRNRFDCVGDVRSIGLFSVIELVKDKATKEPLAPFNGTSAEMAKLATYLKSQHLYAFTRFNMLWVCPPLVITQQQLAEGLDIIERGLALVDEALQHSRNNPEEVHAPVRLTSASH, via the coding sequence ATGAGCACGCAGATGATAGAGATTGAAGTAATCCAACAGGCTGAACGCACATCGCAGGAGATCGTTCAGGAGAATCGCGACTACACGTTATTTTCGTGGTCGGTACAGGGCGCGGCAAACCCGATGCTGATGAAGCGCGCTGAGGGTGTTTACTTCTGGGATGGCGATGACAATCGCTGGCTGGACTTCAGCGCGCAGCTCATCAACATGAATGTTGGCCACCAGCATCCCAAGGTGCTTGACGCGATTAAGAAGCAGGTGGATCAGCTTTGCTTTGCCGGGCCTGGATTTGCGACGGAGCCGCGTGGGGTTCTGGGTAAGAAGCTCGCGGAAGTGACGGGACTTGCGAAGGCGTTCTTCACACTCGGTGGCTCTGAAGCTAACGAGAACGCGATGAAGATCGCTCGACTCTTCACGGGCCGCAACAAGATCATCACGCGCTATCGTTCCTATCACGGCGCGACGATGGGATCGATGACGGCCTCTGGCGATCCGCGCCGCTGGCCGGTAGAGCCCGGCATTCCAGGCGTAGTGCGGGCCTTCGATCCTTACTGCTATCGCTGTCCGTTTGGTCAGAAGGTCGAGACCTGCCATCGCGAGTGCGTCTCGCACATCGAAGAGATCATCCAGATGGAAGGGCCGAACGAGATCGCTGCCATCATGGTTGAAGGCATCACCGGGTCGAACGGCATTCTTGTCCCGCCGGATGACTACTATCCGAAGTTGCGTTCTCTCTGCGATAAGTACGGCATCCTGTTGATTGATGACGAAGTGATGAGCGGCTTCGGTCGCACGGGCAAGTATCTGGCCACGCAGCACTACGGCATCAAGCCGGACATTGTCACAGCAGCGAAGGGGCTAACCAGCGGATACATGCCGCTGGGCACGGTCATCGTCTCCGATGCGATTGCGCAATACTTCGAGACGCATATGCTTTATGGCGGCCTTACCTATAGCGGTCATCCTGTTTCTTGTGCTGCGGCCAACGCGAATCTTGCTGTCTATGAAGAAGAGGCGATCTTCGAGAATGTCGATACGCAAGGCGTTTACCTCTCTGATCGCCTGACTGCGATCAGGAACAGGTTCGACTGTGTTGGGGATGTCCGTTCCATCGGCCTCTTCAGTGTCATTGAACTTGTGAAGGATAAGGCTACCAAGGAGCCGCTTGCTCCCTTCAACGGCACGAGCGCCGAGATGGCAAAGCTGGCCACCTATCTGAAGTCGCAGCATCTTTACGCATTCACCCGATTCAACATGCTGTGGGTGTGCCCGCCACTGGTCATCACGCAGCAGCAACTCGCTGAGGGACTCGACATCATTGAACGGGGACTTGCCCTCGTCGACGAAGCGCTCCAGCACAGCCGCAACAATCCGGAGGAAGTCCATGCCCCAGTCCGTCTCACAAGCGCTTCTCATTAA
- a CDS encoding PucR family transcriptional regulator produces the protein MNVNRAALERQPVAIDSSTRGAFRQGTALPSLETVLNLPAFRSAELICGGAQIDQPVTWVHVSEIMDIWRFLSGGELLLSTGLELMRVSSATRRAYIRGLSKAGIRALGLELVQWITEVPSELLETARELNFPIVVFRTEVSFRELTRAAHQEILRPTPSHGLETTLDTILNSLIETGRDRQFLQRELGPLLSLPPRPRTTLLVTLEALLDAQFNIAAAARNLGVRRQSVYYRLDQLTGLLGSLDDPSRKLGFLVAFALLRSSHPQLTASERPTSRIEKERRV, from the coding sequence ATGAATGTGAATCGCGCTGCTTTAGAGCGGCAGCCTGTAGCGATCGACTCAAGCACGCGCGGGGCGTTCCGCCAGGGAACGGCGCTGCCGTCGCTTGAGACGGTACTGAACCTCCCCGCGTTTCGCAGCGCGGAGTTGATCTGCGGAGGCGCGCAGATCGACCAGCCGGTGACATGGGTCCACGTCTCGGAGATCATGGACATCTGGCGATTTCTTTCGGGTGGCGAACTTCTGCTGAGCACTGGCCTCGAGTTGATGCGGGTGAGTTCAGCAACGAGAAGAGCCTACATTCGGGGCCTGTCGAAGGCTGGAATCCGTGCCTTGGGCCTCGAACTCGTGCAGTGGATTACGGAGGTTCCCTCGGAGCTTCTTGAGACCGCTCGGGAACTCAACTTTCCCATCGTTGTCTTCAGGACTGAGGTTAGTTTCCGTGAGCTGACGCGGGCGGCGCACCAGGAGATTCTTCGGCCCACGCCAAGCCACGGACTTGAAACGACGCTTGACACGATCCTCAATTCATTGATCGAGACGGGCCGCGACCGGCAGTTTTTGCAGCGCGAGCTTGGGCCTTTGCTGTCGCTACCGCCGCGTCCGCGCACGACTCTGCTCGTCACGCTTGAAGCGCTTCTTGACGCGCAGTTCAATATAGCTGCAGCAGCGCGCAACCTGGGCGTCCGCCGCCAGAGCGTCTATTACCGACTCGATCAGCTTACGGGCCTGCTCGGCTCGCTTGACGACCCCTCGCGCAAGCTCGGTTTCCTGGTCGCGTTCGCTCTGCTGCGTTCGAGTCATCCACAGTTGACGGCCTCTGAAAGACCAACATCCCGCATCGAGAAGGAGCGTCGCGTATGA
- a CDS encoding M20 family metallo-hydrolase: MPADPMQVIADLEELRALTADENGAQRVAFTPTWQKARDWFGAKLDGLPVQRHIDAAGNVWVTIQGASKRSLVIGSHLDSVPNGGWLDGCLGVIAGLGVLRGLAETYDGKPPFTVKLVDWADEEGARFGRSLFGSSAFAGTHSIAADRVRTDRDGVTLEEALRASGIDIERIGDATSERDDIAAYLELHIEQGPVLERLGLPLGVVLGTKGVERYAINFEGQEAHSGSTPMGDRRDALAPAAKLALELRAIAGKHADAVCTMGSVKTFPGIVTAVVGRCEVTLDQRDLDADFLATMLREAQEASERFAGEERCSVKWSRIWSIEPVPFHPDLIELCDRAIRETTATSYRLPSGPLHDAAEVARVGIPTVMMFVQSLRGISHNKIEDTRKEDLVLAVEAFDRLATKTLAWMEGQ, encoded by the coding sequence GTGCCCGCAGACCCGATGCAAGTGATTGCCGACCTCGAAGAGCTCCGCGCGCTCACCGCCGATGAGAACGGCGCGCAGCGCGTTGCGTTCACTCCGACGTGGCAGAAGGCACGGGATTGGTTCGGGGCGAAGCTCGACGGTCTTCCTGTGCAAAGGCATATAGACGCGGCAGGGAATGTCTGGGTCACAATCCAGGGCGCTTCGAAGCGGTCGCTGGTCATCGGCAGTCATCTCGATTCGGTGCCGAACGGCGGATGGCTTGATGGATGCCTCGGCGTGATAGCTGGGCTTGGGGTGCTGCGTGGACTTGCGGAAACCTACGACGGCAAGCCGCCGTTCACCGTGAAGCTTGTGGATTGGGCCGATGAAGAAGGCGCACGGTTTGGCCGCAGCTTGTTTGGGTCTTCGGCGTTCGCAGGGACGCACAGTATCGCTGCTGATCGAGTGCGCACAGATCGCGATGGGGTCACGCTTGAAGAGGCGCTTCGGGCCAGCGGCATTGACATCGAACGCATTGGCGATGCTACGAGTGAACGGGACGACATCGCCGCATATCTTGAGCTTCATATTGAGCAGGGGCCAGTGCTGGAGCGACTCGGGCTTCCGCTTGGAGTCGTTCTCGGGACCAAGGGCGTGGAGCGGTATGCGATCAACTTCGAAGGACAGGAGGCACACTCGGGTTCGACGCCCATGGGGGATCGTCGCGATGCGCTAGCACCCGCAGCAAAGCTTGCGCTGGAACTGCGCGCGATCGCGGGCAAGCATGCCGATGCCGTCTGCACGATGGGCAGCGTCAAGACCTTTCCTGGAATCGTGACCGCTGTTGTGGGGCGATGCGAGGTGACGCTGGACCAGCGCGATCTCGATGCAGATTTCTTGGCCACGATGCTGCGCGAGGCGCAGGAGGCAAGCGAGCGATTCGCCGGAGAAGAGCGTTGTTCGGTGAAGTGGTCGCGCATCTGGAGCATTGAGCCGGTACCGTTTCATCCTGACTTGATCGAGCTTTGCGATAGGGCCATTCGCGAGACGACCGCGACTTCGTATCGGCTTCCGTCGGGGCCGCTGCATGACGCGGCCGAGGTCGCGCGAGTGGGAATTCCGACCGTGATGATGTTCGTGCAATCGTTGCGCGGCATCAGCCACAACAAGATTGAGGACACACGCAAGGAAGATCTCGTCTTGGCTGTTGAAGCATTCGATCGACTTGCAACGAAGACGCTTGCATGGATGGAGGGCCAATGA
- the preA gene encoding NAD-dependent dihydropyrimidine dehydrogenase subunit PreA yields the protein MADLSINFAGIKSPNPFWLASAPPSNSGMQVHRAFEAGWGGAVWKTIGAPVLNISNRYGAWHYGGQRMLAINNIELISDRPLDVNLREIAEVKRAWPDRAVVVSAMVEPKAEAWKKIVMQIQDTGADGIELNFGCPHGMSERGMGSAVGQVPEYCEQITGWAMSAATIPVIVKLTPNITNVVVPAHSAINAGANALSLINTINSIVGVDLDTLAITPSIGGKGGHGGYAGPAVKPIALNMLASLGADEKVMNSGLPISGMGGISTWQDAAEFLLLGATSLQVCTAVMHYGFRIIEDLCNGLSNWMDEKGYATIDDVVGKSLNRVSEFKHFDLAFKAVARIDQEACIKCNLCYVACNDTTHQCIDLVSPVGEIVQPYSYDVRSNGKHEAVGTRAHPVVREADCVGCRLCYNVCPVDNCIEMVEVAPERASTTWDEISRNEPAVTEDWDAMAKYRETHGIHIH from the coding sequence ATGGCCGATCTGAGCATCAACTTTGCAGGCATCAAGTCGCCGAACCCTTTCTGGCTGGCCTCCGCGCCGCCTTCGAACTCCGGCATGCAGGTCCATCGCGCCTTCGAGGCGGGCTGGGGCGGCGCGGTGTGGAAGACGATTGGCGCGCCGGTGCTGAATATCTCGAACCGCTACGGTGCGTGGCACTATGGCGGACAGCGGATGCTGGCGATCAACAATATTGAGCTTATCTCCGACCGGCCGCTCGATGTAAACCTGCGTGAGATCGCCGAGGTAAAGCGGGCTTGGCCTGATCGCGCTGTCGTCGTCTCGGCGATGGTCGAGCCGAAGGCCGAGGCGTGGAAGAAGATCGTAATGCAGATCCAGGACACAGGCGCGGATGGGATCGAGCTGAACTTTGGATGCCCGCACGGCATGAGCGAACGGGGCATGGGCTCCGCTGTCGGGCAGGTGCCGGAGTATTGCGAACAGATCACGGGATGGGCGATGAGTGCAGCCACCATCCCGGTCATCGTGAAGCTGACACCGAACATTACGAACGTCGTCGTTCCCGCGCACTCCGCGATCAATGCCGGGGCCAATGCTCTCTCGCTGATCAATACGATCAACTCCATTGTGGGCGTCGATCTGGATACGCTTGCGATCACGCCTAGCATTGGCGGCAAGGGAGGCCATGGCGGCTACGCGGGGCCGGCGGTGAAGCCGATCGCGTTGAACATGCTTGCTTCGCTCGGCGCGGATGAGAAGGTGATGAACTCCGGTTTGCCTATCTCAGGCATGGGCGGTATCTCGACGTGGCAGGATGCTGCGGAGTTCCTGCTGCTGGGCGCGACGAGTTTGCAGGTGTGCACGGCCGTGATGCACTACGGCTTTCGAATCATCGAAGATCTTTGCAATGGGCTTTCGAACTGGATGGATGAGAAGGGCTACGCGACGATCGATGATGTGGTTGGTAAGAGCCTGAACCGGGTCTCGGAGTTCAAGCACTTCGACCTTGCCTTCAAGGCCGTGGCGCGGATTGATCAGGAGGCGTGCATCAAGTGCAACCTCTGCTACGTTGCCTGCAACGACACGACTCACCAGTGCATCGACCTGGTCTCGCCTGTGGGTGAGATTGTGCAGCCTTACTCCTACGACGTTCGTTCGAATGGCAAGCATGAGGCCGTGGGGACGCGTGCGCATCCCGTCGTGCGTGAGGCGGATTGCGTTGGATGCAGGCTCTGCTATAACGTGTGCCCGGTCGACAACTGCATCGAGATGGTTGAAGTGGCGCCGGAGCGCGCGTCGACCACATGGGACGAGATCTCGCGCAACGAGCCCGCCGTGACCGAAGACTGGGATGCGATGGCGAAGTATCGCGAGACGCACGGTATACATATCCACTAG